The following are encoded together in the Carbonactinospora thermoautotrophica genome:
- a CDS encoding 3-hydroxyacyl-CoA dehydrogenase family protein: MTKKLAVIGAGLMGSGIAQVAAQAGYEVTLRDVTDEALDRGLASIKASYDKFVAKEKMTAQDASAALERITPTTDLDAAADADIVVEAVFEKLEVKHEVFAVLDKICKETAILATNTSAIPITQIAAVTSRPEQVVGTHFFSPVPLMKLCELVRGYKTSDETLARAREFAENLGKTCIVVNRDVAGFVTTRLITALVIEAVKLVESGVATAEDIDTACKLGFGHAMGPLATTDLTGVDILRNAALNIYTDTQDPKFFPPELLSRMVSAGDLGRKSGRGFYTYES, from the coding sequence GTGACGAAGAAACTCGCCGTCATCGGTGCCGGACTGATGGGTTCCGGAATCGCGCAGGTCGCCGCCCAGGCAGGGTACGAGGTGACGCTACGTGATGTGACCGATGAGGCACTTGACCGCGGGCTTGCGTCGATCAAGGCGTCGTACGACAAGTTCGTCGCCAAGGAGAAGATGACGGCGCAGGACGCGAGCGCGGCGCTGGAGCGGATCACGCCGACCACGGACCTGGACGCCGCGGCCGACGCGGACATCGTCGTCGAGGCCGTGTTCGAGAAGCTCGAGGTGAAGCACGAGGTCTTCGCCGTGCTGGACAAGATCTGCAAGGAGACGGCGATCCTCGCGACCAACACCTCGGCGATCCCGATCACGCAGATCGCGGCCGTCACCTCGCGGCCGGAGCAGGTGGTCGGGACCCACTTCTTCTCGCCGGTCCCGCTGATGAAGCTGTGCGAGCTGGTGCGCGGTTACAAGACCAGCGACGAGACATTGGCGCGGGCGCGCGAGTTCGCTGAGAACCTGGGCAAGACCTGCATCGTCGTGAACCGGGACGTCGCCGGTTTCGTGACCACCCGGCTGATCACCGCGCTCGTGATCGAGGCGGTGAAGCTGGTCGAGAGCGGCGTGGCTACGGCGGAGGACATCGACACCGCCTGCAAGCTGGGCTTCGGCCACGCCATGGGGCCGCTGGCCACTACGGACCTGACCGGTGTGGACATCCTGCGCAACGCGGCGCTCAACATCTACACCGACACCCAGGACCCGAAGTTCTTCCCCCCGGAGCTGCTGAGCCGCATGGTCAGCGCGGGCGACCTGGGGCGCAAGAGCGGCCGGGGCTTCTACACGTACGAGTCCTGA